In Streptomyces sp. NBC_00414, a single window of DNA contains:
- a CDS encoding GNAT family N-acetyltransferase, protein MTPTLKTERLEFTAYRPEDENHFVALLRNEEVCHWMGQDMVPEADLRTAFREILDDVYPTQRFDVWGVWWQGTYIGHAEVKKTGNVDGHELILALAPDYWGRGMGTEAVHGLLRHASDNLGLKEAYGMVGAQNEASLALCRRLGFRHVRDVVGEDGTVTRMVVIPTTEAT, encoded by the coding sequence ATGACACCCACCCTGAAGACCGAGCGGCTGGAGTTCACGGCCTACCGCCCCGAGGACGAGAACCACTTCGTCGCCCTGCTGCGCAACGAGGAGGTGTGCCACTGGATGGGCCAGGACATGGTGCCCGAGGCCGACCTGCGCACGGCGTTCCGGGAGATCCTCGACGACGTCTACCCCACACAGCGGTTCGACGTGTGGGGGGTGTGGTGGCAGGGGACGTACATCGGCCACGCCGAGGTGAAGAAGACCGGCAACGTCGACGGCCACGAACTCATCCTCGCCCTCGCCCCCGACTACTGGGGGCGTGGCATGGGCACCGAGGCCGTCCACGGCCTGCTGCGCCATGCCTCCGACAACCTCGGCCTGAAGGAGGCGTACGGCATGGTGGGCGCCCAGAACGAGGCGAGCCTCGCCCTGTGCCGACGGCTGGGCTTCCGGCACGTACGTGACGTGGTGGGCGAGGACGGCACGGTGACCCGGATGGTCGTCATCCCCACCACGGAGGCGACCTGA
- a CDS encoding MbtH family protein codes for MDENTRHQVLRNDEDQYSLWPVDVEVPAGWQPVGKEGTEEECSAYVDEVWTDMRPRSLRERMDNAEA; via the coding sequence ATGGACGAGAACACCCGCCACCAGGTGCTGCGCAACGACGAGGACCAGTACTCCCTCTGGCCGGTCGACGTAGAGGTGCCCGCCGGTTGGCAGCCCGTCGGAAAGGAGGGCACCGAAGAGGAGTGCTCCGCCTACGTCGACGAGGTGTGGACCGACATGCGTCCGCGCAGCCTGCGCGAGCGGATGGACAACGCGGAGGCCTGA